Proteins from a genomic interval of Paenibacillus sp. FSL R5-0623:
- a CDS encoding GNAT family protein — protein MLPFQVNESIVLKLIQSRDRDELYALIDENRKYLRAWLLWVDKRQSPSDLDSVIEVWTHNYEERNGFDSGIWFNEQLVGMLGLHYIDWNNRTTSIGYFLAESAQGKGIITKSIEQLLKYLFNELKLNRVIIQCAENNFKSRAIPEKIGFSNEGISREAQWVYDHYENIVTYSLLSSEWHT, from the coding sequence TTAAAGCTGATCCAATCTCGAGATAGAGATGAGTTGTATGCGTTAATTGATGAGAACAGAAAGTACTTGAGAGCGTGGTTACTCTGGGTTGATAAAAGACAATCGCCCAGCGATTTAGATTCTGTAATAGAAGTATGGACACATAATTATGAAGAGCGAAACGGTTTTGATTCCGGAATATGGTTCAATGAACAATTGGTCGGGATGTTAGGATTGCATTATATTGATTGGAATAATCGAACAACGAGCATTGGATATTTTTTAGCTGAGTCAGCACAGGGCAAAGGAATCATCACCAAATCAATAGAACAATTGCTTAAATATCTCTTTAACGAGTTGAAGTTAAATCGTGTCATTATTCAATGTGCAGAAAACAACTTTAAAAGTAGAGCTATACCTGAGAAAATCGGATTTTCAAATGAGGGCATATCCAGAGAAGCTCAATGGGTTTACGATCATTATGAGAATATTGTGACGTATAGTCTGCTGTCTAGTGAATGGCATACTTAA
- a CDS encoding C39 family peptidase, whose translation MFLNVLLWLIILWVISLYFSFPKKDRMYTVNVPSTYYIQSSNRLDIQKNYECAAFSSAFVLRHFGLESNGTKLYETYPRKLLDGTVYPKAVVVFFRKLGYQAMYLRGNVNTLKKQISQGVPVILFIRVHPKVRYLHFVPVVGYDETHFYLAESLDHKINCDEGYYNRKISISELNMLWRSWLPFSQNSYIVVHPMQM comes from the coding sequence TTGTTTCTCAATGTATTACTTTGGTTGATTATTCTCTGGGTGATCTCCCTTTATTTTAGTTTCCCTAAGAAAGATCGCATGTACACAGTCAATGTGCCAAGCACATATTACATTCAATCTTCAAATCGGTTGGATATTCAGAAAAACTACGAATGCGCTGCATTTTCAAGTGCGTTTGTCTTGAGACATTTCGGTTTGGAGTCCAACGGAACAAAGTTATATGAAACCTATCCTCGCAAATTACTGGATGGGACGGTATATCCCAAAGCGGTTGTTGTTTTTTTCAGGAAGCTAGGATATCAGGCAATGTACTTACGAGGAAATGTGAATACGTTGAAAAAACAGATCAGCCAGGGTGTACCTGTTATTTTATTTATTAGAGTACATCCCAAAGTACGTTATTTGCATTTTGTTCCCGTCGTTGGCTATGATGAAACACATTTTTACTTGGCAGAATCGTTAGACCACAAGATTAATTGTGATGAAGGATATTACAATCGAAAAATCAGTATAAGTGAACTCAACATGTTATGGAGGTCCTGGTTACCTTTTTCTCAAAACTCCTATATCGTTGTACACCCGATGCAGATGTAA